ACTGGAGGACCTTCCCCATCTCCTGGTGGCGGGAACCACCGGCTCGGGGAAGAGCGTCTTCGTCAACAGCTGCATCGTGGGACTCTGCTCCGCCCGGCGACCCGACGACCTGCGCCTGGTGCTGGTGGACCCCAAGCGGGTGGAGATGGCGGCCTACGAGCGGCTGCCCCACATCCTCACCCCCCCGGTGGTGGATCCCAAGAAGGCCATCCACGCCCTGGCCTGGGCCATCCGGGAGATGGAACAGCGCTACGAGCTCTTCGCCCGGGCCCGGGTGCGCAACCTCAAGGGCTACAACGAGGCGGCGATCCCCAAGGATCGGCTCCCTCACATCGTCATCGTGGTGGACGAACTGGCGGACCTGATGATGACCTCCCCCAAGGAGGTGGAGGACTACATCTGCCGCCTGGCCCAGATGGCCCGCGCCACGGGAATCCACCTCATCCTGGCCACCCAGCGCCCCTCGGTGAACGTCATCACCGGCCTCATCAAGGCCAACATCCCCGCCCGGGTGGCCTTCACCCTGCCCAGCCAGGCGGATTCCCGCACCATTCTGGACTGCGGGGGGGCGGAAAAGCTCCTGGGCAAGGGGGACATGCTCTTCCTTTCCTCCCGTCTGCCCAAACCCCTTCGACTCCAGGCGGCCTGGTTGGACGAAAAGGCCCTGTGCCGCTGGCTGGAGTACCTGGTCTCCCTCTTCGGGGAGCCCCAGTTCCAGGACCTGGAGGAGCAGGGCGGCGGGGGCTTCGACGGGGAGGCCAACCTGGACGACCCCCTGCTGGAGGAAGCGGTGGGGATCGTCCTCTCCACGGGAATCGCCTCCGCCAGCCGCCTCCAGAGGCAGCTTCGGGTGGGCTTCACCCGGGGAGCCCGGCTCATCGACATGATGGAGCAGTTGGGCATCGTGGGCCCTCCGGAGGGATCCAAGCCCCGGGAGATCCTGGTGGACGAGGAGGACGCCCAGTCCCTGCTGGAGCGAGCCCGAACCAGGGAGGCTTAGGTATGCGGTGGAAGGACGTGGAGCTTCTTTCCCCAGGGCTTCCCGAGGGAGGCCGAAGGGTGCTTCTGGTCCTGGGGGGGCGAGCACCCGACACCCCTTGGCTGGACTCCTTCCGCCAGGAGGGCTGGGAACTTTGGGCGGTGGACCGGGGAGTGGAGGCCTGTCGTCGAGCGGGGTGGCTGCCCCGCCTGGTGCTGGGAGACCGGGACAGCGCGTCCCCGGCGGACTGGGACTGGGCCGTGTCGGCGGGGGGGGAGGAAAGGCTGTTCTGCAAGGACAAGGATGCCACGGACTTCCAGCTGGCCCTCCAGGAACTTGCCGAAATCGACCCGAGACCTCAGGTCCTCCTGACGGGGGCTTTCGGTGGCCGTCTCGACCACCTCTGGAGCCTCCTGCACAGCTTCCTCCCTGGGACGGCCTGGACCCCCCTGGGGATGGCGGATCAGGAAGAGGGGGTGTACTTGCTCCCGGGACCGGGGAAAGTGGAGGTCCGGTTCGGTGACCCCATCCCCCAGGCGGTCTCCCTTCTGCCCCTCCGGGGAGACTGCGAAGGGGTGGGCATCTCCGGCGTTCGCTGGCCCCTGGTGGACACGCACCTGGCCCTCAGCCATCCCTACGCCGTAAGCAATCGTCTTGAGGGGGGAGAACGGGGGGTTCGTGCGGAGGTCCGAAGGGGGACCCTGGGAGTCTACTGGTGCCTCACCGGAGCGTGACGGGGAAGAGGGAAAAGAAAAGGGGCCGTCTTTCAGACGGCCCTGCGAATCTTACCGGAACGAAGACATTTGGTGCAGACGTGAAGCCGTTTCGTCTCGCCGCACCCCACGTCGACTCGGACGCTCTGAAGGTTGATCAGCCAGCGACGACGAGTATGGCGGACCGAATGGCTGACCGAGTTCCCCGTCTGGGGACCTCGACCGCAGCAATCGCAAACCCTGGACATGTTATCCCTCCTTTGCTGGCAGCGACAATTCAGCCAACGCATTGTAACATGGTCCGGAGGCGGTCGCAACCGCAGGCCTTCTGAGGGGGGAAACGGGAGCATGGCATTCACCGAGGACATGAACGAACTGGAACGAACCGTTCAACGGCTGGAAAAGGAAGAACTCCCCCTGGAGGAGGCGCTGGACCTCTATGAAGATGGATTGGGGCTGGTCCGCCGCTGCTCCGCCTTCCTTCGGGATGCGGAGCAGCGCATTGAGGTCCTGGACGAGGACGGAACGTGGAAACCCTGGACCGAAGAGGATCGCCCCTGAGAAGGAGGAACGAGTATGAACCCTGAACGCCAGCAGAGACTCAAGAACTTCCTGGAGGAGCGACGCCTTTGGATTGAAGACGCTCTTTCCTCCCAGTGCGAGGTCCCCTGGGAGGAGGTCCCCCCCAGACTTCAGGAGGCCATGGTCTACTCCCTCCAAGCTGGGGGAAAGAGGATCCGCCCCGTTCTGTGCCTGGCGGCGGCGGAACAGTGCGGCCTGGCGCCGAGGCGGGCCATGCCTCTGGCCTTGGCCCACGAATGGATCCACACCGCCTCCCTGATCCACGACGACCTCCCCTGCATGGACGACGACGACCTTCGCCGCGGCAAGCCCACGAACCACCGGGTTTTCGGCGAGGCGTTGGCCCTCCTGGCGGGAGATGCCCTTTTGGCCTGGGCCTTCGAGTTCGCCCTGGAGGGGCTCTGTCGCGAGGAACTCCCCGCGCCGCAGATCCTGAAGGCTCTACAGACTTTCGCCCGCGCCGTGGGTCCCCGGGGGATCTGCGGGGGACAGGTCCGGGACACGGACCCGCAGAGCCAAAGCGAGGACCCCGAAGACGTCTGGCTCATCGCCCGAACCAAGACCTCCGTGCTCCTGGAATCCGCCCTGGTGGGAGGAGCCCTTCTGGCTGGGGCGGAGCCTTCCGTCGTGTCGGCTTATGGACATTATGGGACACATTTGGGCACGGCCTTCCAGATCGTGGACGACGTGCTGGACGTCTTGGGAGATTCCGCCACCCTGGGCAAGACCGCAGGGAAAGACGCCCGCCAGGGCAAGAGGACCTTCGTCTCCGTCTACGGCCTGGAACGGGCAAAGGAACTGGCAGAGCAGGAATCCCGCCTCGCCGTGGCTTCCCTGGAGGGGATCTGCCCGGAGGACGACCCCCTGGTGGACCTGGTGGAATCCCTGGTGGAGCGGACCCGCTGATGGAAACCCCGCAGCGGCCCCCAACCCCCATCCTGGACCGGGTGGGCAGCTACCGAAAACTCCGAGAGCTCTCCCCGTCGGACCTGGAGGCTCTGTGCGGCGAGCTTCGAGGGGTGATTCAGGACGTGACCTGCCGAAATGGGGGACACCTGGCTTCCTCCCTGGGGGCAGTGGAACTCATCGTCTCCCTGCTTCGGGTCTTCGACCCGGGACGGGACCGCATCCTCTTCGACGTGGGACACCAGGCCTACGCCTACAAGCTCCTCACAGATCGGCGGGAACGCTTCTCCACCCTGCGCCGCAAGGGGGGCATTTCCGGTTTCCCCCGACGTCATGAGAGCCCCTTCGATGCCTTCGACGTGGGACACAGCAGCACCTCCATCTCCGCAGCCCTGGGGTTTGCCAAGGCCCGGGATCTGAAGCGGGAACGCCACGAGGTGGTGGCGGTGATCGGCGACGGGGCCCTTCTCAACGGTCTGGCCTTCGAGGGACTGAACAACGTCCGGTCCGCCGGCTCCAAGGTGCTCATCGTGCTCAACGACAACGAGATGTCCATCAACACCCGCATCGGCGGCATGGCGGAGCACCTGGCAAAACTCTCGGTGCATCCCACATATCGCCGATTCAAGCAGTTCATCAAGGAGCAGTGCCGCACCCTCCGCAGGGGGGACACGGTGGAGGAGGTGCTGGGACGCTGGAAGACCAAGCTCAAATCCCTCCTGCTTCCCCCCAACATCTTCGAGGAGATGGACATCACCTACTGGGGCCCCTTCGACGGTCACCGGCTGGACGAGCTGGAGGAGATCTTCGGCCTGGCCCGGGACTACCCGGAATCCCTGCTCATCCACGTCATCACCCGTAAGGGAAAGGGATGCCCCGAGGCGGAGGCACAGCCCGCCACCTTCCACGGAGTGGGTGCGGGCACGGTCCTGGGGGCCCCGTCGCAGAAGAAGGCCCCGGACTGGAGCCGGGTGGCCGCCCGGGTGGCGGAGCGCCTGGCGGAGGAGGACCCTCGAGTGGTGTGCTGCACCGCCGCCATGAAGGAGGGGACCAAGCTCCAGGAGTTCAGCCGTCGCTTCCCCCACCGTTTCTTCGACGTGGGGATCTCGGAGGGCCACCTCCTCACCTTCGCCGCGGGCATGGCCGCGGGAGGGTTGCGGCCCCTGGTGTGCATCTATTCCACCTTTCTTCAGCGGGCCATGGACCAATGGGTCCACGACATCTGCCTTCCCGGCCTGCCCGTCCTCCTCTGCGTGGACCGGGCGGGCCTGGTGGGGGAGGACGGGGAGACCCATCAGGGCCTGCTGGACCTGCCGTGGGGAAGGGTCATCCCGGGACTCACCTTCATGGCCCCCCGAGACCAGGCGGACCTGGAGTTCATGATGCGCGGATGGCTGGCCCGGGAGATTCCCGGGGCCATCCGTTACCCTCGGGGGACCGTCCCCCCCTCCCTCTACCGGAACGAGGGTTCCCCCCTCTCCGGGTGGGGAACCCCGGAGACCCTGCACCAAGGGGAGGAGACCTGCCTCGTGGGGGTGGGAAGCACCACGAAGCTCATGATGGACGCCCTCGCCCTCTCTCGCGAGCGGGGCGAGACTCTGCCCACGGTGGTAGACGCCCGCTTCCTGAAGCCCCTGGACGAAACCTTCTACCGGGACCTGCTGCGCACCCACCGTCAACTGGTGGTGGCGGAGGAGGCCTACGTCAGCGGCGGCTTCGGAGAATCCCTGGCGGCCTTCGCCCATCGGGAGGGATCCCCCTGTCTGGTCCGCACCCTGGGGGTGGGGGACCACTTCGTGGCCCACGCCAGCAGGGCGGAGCAGTGGCAGGAGGAGGGCCTGACCCCCGAGCACATCCTCTCCTTCCTTCATGTCTGGGCGACGGC
The sequence above is drawn from the Aminomonas paucivorans DSM 12260 genome and encodes:
- a CDS encoding thiamine diphosphokinase, whose amino-acid sequence is MRWKDVELLSPGLPEGGRRVLLVLGGRAPDTPWLDSFRQEGWELWAVDRGVEACRRAGWLPRLVLGDRDSASPADWDWAVSAGGEERLFCKDKDATDFQLALQELAEIDPRPQVLLTGAFGGRLDHLWSLLHSFLPGTAWTPLGMADQEEGVYLLPGPGKVEVRFGDPIPQAVSLLPLRGDCEGVGISGVRWPLVDTHLALSHPYAVSNRLEGGERGVRAEVRRGTLGVYWCLTGA
- the rpmB gene encoding 50S ribosomal protein L28; the encoded protein is MSRVCDCCGRGPQTGNSVSHSVRHTRRRWLINLQSVRVDVGCGETKRLHVCTKCLRSGKIRRAV
- the xseB gene encoding exodeoxyribonuclease VII small subunit; protein product: MNELERTVQRLEKEELPLEEALDLYEDGLGLVRRCSAFLRDAEQRIEVLDEDGTWKPWTEEDRP
- a CDS encoding polyprenyl synthetase family protein, with the translated sequence MNPERQQRLKNFLEERRLWIEDALSSQCEVPWEEVPPRLQEAMVYSLQAGGKRIRPVLCLAAAEQCGLAPRRAMPLALAHEWIHTASLIHDDLPCMDDDDLRRGKPTNHRVFGEALALLAGDALLAWAFEFALEGLCREELPAPQILKALQTFARAVGPRGICGGQVRDTDPQSQSEDPEDVWLIARTKTSVLLESALVGGALLAGAEPSVVSAYGHYGTHLGTAFQIVDDVLDVLGDSATLGKTAGKDARQGKRTFVSVYGLERAKELAEQESRLAVASLEGICPEDDPLVDLVESLVERTR
- the dxs gene encoding 1-deoxy-D-xylulose-5-phosphate synthase, producing METPQRPPTPILDRVGSYRKLRELSPSDLEALCGELRGVIQDVTCRNGGHLASSLGAVELIVSLLRVFDPGRDRILFDVGHQAYAYKLLTDRRERFSTLRRKGGISGFPRRHESPFDAFDVGHSSTSISAALGFAKARDLKRERHEVVAVIGDGALLNGLAFEGLNNVRSAGSKVLIVLNDNEMSINTRIGGMAEHLAKLSVHPTYRRFKQFIKEQCRTLRRGDTVEEVLGRWKTKLKSLLLPPNIFEEMDITYWGPFDGHRLDELEEIFGLARDYPESLLIHVITRKGKGCPEAEAQPATFHGVGAGTVLGAPSQKKAPDWSRVAARVAERLAEEDPRVVCCTAAMKEGTKLQEFSRRFPHRFFDVGISEGHLLTFAAGMAAGGLRPLVCIYSTFLQRAMDQWVHDICLPGLPVLLCVDRAGLVGEDGETHQGLLDLPWGRVIPGLTFMAPRDQADLEFMMRGWLAREIPGAIRYPRGTVPPSLYRNEGSPLSGWGTPETLHQGEETCLVGVGSTTKLMMDALALSRERGETLPTVVDARFLKPLDETFYRDLLRTHRQLVVAEEAYVSGGFGESLAAFAHREGSPCLVRTLGVGDHFVAHASRAEQWQEEGLTPEHILSFLHVWATASA